One genomic segment of Paenibacillus xylanexedens includes these proteins:
- a CDS encoding sensor histidine kinase, whose protein sequence is MSQHNQLSLQWEFIISKVKSSVTVVDATLPELPLMYVNEHFTQLTGYTYEESVGHNCRFLQGQDTDPETVMQIRDALKKQQSIKIDILNYTKSGQKFWNELNIDPIFNESGECLYFVGIQYDISERKYAEQQLKFATSMAEMNSRGQLEFIGKLNHELRTPLNGIMGMIELASMGETTDEQTEYLELARQSGEALLNIINNSLDMAKLGRGKMDVENIEFQPLKLIQQIVKTHEPAAQNKQIRLLCHADLNVPDVLIGDPLRLRQVLDNLLSNAIKFTEQGEVQLQVDVRQQLMDTVVLVFSVRDTGIGIPQHQIEQLFDAFTQTDISHARRFGGSGLGLTICKELLELMNGQISVESTEGKGTQFEVTLPLLRQQAIPNVG, encoded by the coding sequence ATGAGCCAACATAATCAACTCTCATTACAATGGGAATTTATCATCTCGAAAGTGAAATCCTCCGTGACGGTGGTCGATGCTACCTTGCCTGAGCTTCCGCTCATGTATGTAAACGAACACTTTACCCAACTGACAGGATACACGTATGAAGAGTCTGTCGGACACAATTGCCGATTTTTGCAAGGGCAGGATACAGACCCCGAAACGGTAATGCAGATTCGTGATGCATTAAAGAAACAACAATCCATTAAGATTGATATTTTAAATTATACAAAAAGTGGTCAGAAGTTCTGGAACGAACTGAATATTGATCCGATCTTTAATGAATCCGGAGAGTGTTTATATTTTGTAGGCATTCAATACGATATTTCAGAACGGAAGTATGCCGAACAGCAGTTGAAGTTCGCAACTTCCATGGCTGAGATGAACAGCAGAGGGCAGTTGGAATTCATCGGCAAGCTGAATCACGAGCTTCGTACCCCGCTTAACGGCATTATGGGCATGATCGAACTTGCCAGTATGGGTGAAACTACGGATGAGCAGACAGAATATCTGGAGCTTGCACGTCAATCAGGTGAGGCGCTGCTGAACATCATTAACAATAGCCTGGATATGGCGAAACTGGGCAGAGGCAAAATGGATGTTGAAAACATTGAGTTTCAACCTCTGAAGCTGATTCAACAGATTGTGAAGACACATGAACCTGCGGCGCAGAATAAACAAATACGTCTGCTCTGTCATGCTGATTTGAATGTTCCTGATGTGCTTATCGGTGATCCGCTAAGACTTCGGCAGGTACTGGATAATTTGCTGAGTAATGCGATCAAGTTCACTGAACAAGGTGAAGTGCAGTTACAGGTGGATGTGAGGCAACAACTGATGGATACCGTTGTATTGGTATTCTCTGTACGTGATACGGGAATTGGCATTCCTCAGCATCAGATCGAACAATTGTTTGATGCATTTACCCAGACCGACATCTCCCATGCGCGCCGATTTGGCGGAAGTGGTCTTGGTCTGACCATCTGCAAAGAACTGCTGGAACTGATGAATGGTCAGATTTCGGTGGAGAGTACAGAAGGGAAAGGCACACAGTTTGAGGTGACACTGCCCTTGCTGCGCCAACAGGCCATTCCCAATGTAGGATAA
- a CDS encoding MFS transporter has protein sequence MNIAFYPYWAAKTLLSLINVIYIMVITTFIYGLTGSVLSAAMFPLIQIIARIIAGLTLPLLVNRFPFSRLLISISIAKTLIMTCIAISLNHLISQLPLLLLGVIVLSFLDGWETPLLKTLTPRLVQGEDLIKANSLLSFSNQTVTIVGYAMTGFAVMNWGASQTFWAATSLSWAVLIFMIAMGSLTRNVEQPQKSAVSRNVLREGWSILWKNPTLRLITLMDIAQALAGSIWIGAVTLAFAKEALGRGEGWWGLMNSSYAAGTMLGGILALALAKRIQKHLIASMTMGSLLFSLLTVVYGLNNLPWLALVLCILKGPVHQIRDVAQQTALQNSVPVESLNKVYATHGVLISTVMSVSIVIFGLVADQLGVRWVYLIGGALFIVSAICSLSLSRVHRNQPIAKHTKNM, from the coding sequence ATGAACATCGCATTTTATCCGTACTGGGCCGCCAAAACGCTGCTCTCGCTTATTAATGTCATATATATCATGGTCATTACTACATTTATATACGGTCTCACTGGATCGGTACTCTCTGCTGCAATGTTTCCACTGATTCAGATCATTGCACGCATAATAGCAGGTCTCACTTTGCCATTACTTGTGAACCGTTTCCCATTCTCCAGACTATTGATCAGCATTTCCATAGCCAAAACATTAATCATGACCTGTATAGCCATTTCGTTGAATCACTTGATTTCACAACTGCCGCTTCTATTGCTCGGAGTGATTGTACTATCCTTCTTGGACGGATGGGAAACTCCGTTACTGAAGACTTTAACGCCACGATTGGTTCAAGGTGAAGACCTTATAAAAGCAAATAGCCTACTATCTTTCTCCAATCAGACTGTAACCATTGTCGGTTACGCCATGACGGGATTCGCCGTGATGAACTGGGGGGCGTCACAGACCTTCTGGGCAGCTACAAGCCTGTCCTGGGCCGTTCTGATCTTCATGATTGCCATGGGCTCGCTCACACGGAATGTAGAACAACCTCAGAAATCTGCTGTATCGCGGAATGTATTGAGGGAAGGTTGGAGTATACTTTGGAAGAATCCAACCTTACGACTGATTACGCTTATGGACATTGCCCAGGCTCTTGCGGGTTCCATCTGGATCGGAGCTGTTACGCTAGCCTTTGCAAAAGAAGCTCTGGGACGAGGAGAAGGTTGGTGGGGACTCATGAACTCGAGTTACGCTGCTGGAACCATGCTTGGAGGTATTCTGGCTCTTGCACTAGCCAAACGTATTCAGAAGCATCTAATCGCTAGTATGACCATGGGTTCTCTTCTCTTCAGCCTACTGACCGTCGTTTATGGTCTAAACAACCTGCCATGGCTCGCTCTGGTGTTATGCATACTCAAGGGTCCAGTTCATCAGATTCGTGATGTGGCTCAGCAGACAGCGCTTCAGAACAGTGTACCTGTCGAATCCCTAAACAAGGTATACGCCACTCATGGCGTCCTGATATCCACCGTTATGAGTGTATCCATAGTCATCTTTGGTCTAGTCGCCGATCAACTGGGCGTTCGATGGGTATACCTTATCGGCGGAGCCTTGTTTATTGTGTCTGCGATATGCTCATTATCGTTGAGCAGGGTTCACAGGAACCAGCCCATTGCTAAACATACGAAAAATATGTAA